In the Arachis stenosperma cultivar V10309 chromosome 8, arast.V10309.gnm1.PFL2, whole genome shotgun sequence genome, TTAACCATCTCTCTTGGGTTCGATACTCACTGGAGAATGGGAATGGAGCTTGCTTGCTTGGGAGGGTCACCCACTTTGTGTGCCTCTGCAGTACTCGAGGGATTAGTCATTGGGCTTCCGGCCTGATGGATACCCTAGTgcaaaccaaaaaaatatagatATGTCATCCATGCTAGGCCACCAGATATGTCATCCGTGCTAGGCCACCGCTGTCCGGAGCTTCTTTTttcaaactctttttttttccttgacGTAAGAAGAGTACCATGAAAAGGGAAAAGGAAAATAGACGGGCCTAAAGGTAGATGTTTGGAAAAAGAGTCTTGTTATGGAACTAATGGggtatttgtacaatgtgtacaatgggctgCTTATTTAGCCCAATATGAGTGAAAAATGAGAATTATCCacgaaataataaatttaaaaactcTTATTCAGTTATTTcacatcaaatttcaaatttcaaattctccaatttcaaatttcaaatttttaaacaaatcCCGTTAGTTATTTCAAATAAATAACCATCTGAAATCCTCCAATACTTTATTCTTTTTCAACCGGTGGCCACCCCGCATTCATCAATAATCATCCCATTTCACCGTCGCTACTTGGCTTGCCACACGCCACTCACccttaataaaaataaccatccacttaaggataaaaataatcatccgcatatctaatgaattgaacatctaacatattttaattatatataactaaactcaatccaatcaaaataatcatctacataaaaataaaataactactCGCATACCTACTAAAATGACCATCTTAAATTGAccattaaaatagaagaagaagatgaatagaCAGAAGAAACTATTATTGTGGTGAAACATAATTTTGAAGGACTATCATGACAAATGGCATTGTTGCGAAGCATAGGGCTCAAATCATGAAAGAAGCTAACCATGTTTCTTTCATGATTTGAGCCCTATGTTTCGCAACAGCAGTATTATCGGTGAGAAGAGACTTAAAGGAATGGGAGAAAGCGAAGGCATATCGGAGGATGTGAGGACAGTGTAGGGAAGAAGGCACATACCGGCTACGACGGAAGCGCTAGACGTTCGGGTTGATGCGGTGCCGTTAGTTTGACCCACACAATATGTGTGTCCTCCCTTGGCGGTGGCCTGTGCGACAACTGCGTCAGTCGAAACAGTGTCGGCGCAATTTTCAATGGCGGCTGGTGACCGTGGCGTTAGTGTACCAACGAGACTCCATGAGAAAGGTATGGAACGCTGACAAACTGTACTgagagagagaagtgagagaGGGAGGTAGTTTATTTGTTTCCAAAACCGACGGTAATCctaatatttgatttaaatttcaaattgaaaactattcaaaattaattagttgcctataatttaaaattaattaattgcctatcaaatattttaaattttaaattaaccCCATTATATGTATTGTATAATACCTCTATTGTCTTCTCATACTTTTTCTTAGAGAAAttataaagtatttttaaaaatcttacgATGAAAATACTAAAGAGtggattttttttagttatttagtaaagtgtaattttttattattcaatatttttttcacatatttttttttagtctcGCTTAAAAATTATAAAGTGAAAGATAATTCTTTAtcaaattgaagaaaaaaactgagaaaatttattttagaatatcATATTCCGATGTTTAgtttaaagttaaaaaaatattctcaaaCAACTTTTATTCtctataataaaaatactattaatttaattctcacatttattttgttttttttttaattctaatgaaaatagaatataaataataaaataaaaaagattaaattattCCTATCATTTTAACTTTAGCTCTTacttttattatcatttttttctagcatagattttttgtattttttttttcaaatcagtAGAGATTTCACCAATGTTATCGCCATTAGAGCTCACGTCAGTGCTACCATTACTCTAAATAGAAGATTTATCTCCTTCTCTTCTTTAAATTCATGTTTACACTCTACAAATTCTTCTAGAATCTCTTATTAAGATTTGAgtttttttcattctttctaTATCAtattacattaattttttacaaCAGACTACTAATCTGAttaattctttttctattttgctTGATTTTTTATATACTTGTTATGATTATGTTGCATGCAGATAAAGTGTTTGATAATTTAccttgataaaaaaaattaaatttaagcttcagatcatttatttatttaatgttaCTTGACTAATATTTCTCCTATGtatattagttttattttaaacttATGTATATAAGTTTTGCTGAAATTGTTATGGCAATGATAGTTTTTCTGTCCTTAATTGTTGTCgttctactttttttttttaatgtttttgtatattttgatcTTTAGTTGAAGTTTTTGATGACTTGTTTTCTTTTCCTGTTTTTGGTGGAAGTTCTATAACCTTACTCGATTACACTAATTTTTGGTGGACGTGTCATATCTAATCATTCATTTGGCttctgaaaataaaaaattaatagtttGGAAAATTACTGATAATATAAAAAGactatttataatattattgaaTCATTCTCTTATTTTATATTGAAGTTTGGATAGTATATATAATGAttgctttttaaaatttaaatttacttcttcaatttctatatttataactaaatataatattaaattataatccaattcaatatattttacattaaatataatataaaaatttaaatttagtttCAGTTTTTCAGTGTCAATCTCCTTTTAAAATGCAGCCAAATATTTTGATACATACATTCTAAAAGTACAAGAATATaagattaaaatataaatattaaaataaaattacattaaataATTATCTTAGCTTGAATTAGTCAAATAACATAATCTCTTCATACTCATCTAAAAAGTTGTGGGTTTGAATCTCCtatctttgataaaaaaaataaaaatcttaacTTGAATCAATTCAAAAATAAACATCTTAAAGACTGAAcataagttattattttatctaATATTATTGTAATTATTTGTGTATTTTATAATACTATTAAAATAAATGCAAAAAACTACTGAATTATTAGACATAAAGATAAACTTGTTTTGACGGTCTAAATTAAGAATTAGCAATAGCATTTTTTTCCCTAAAATAAACTAGGAAAAGGATTGGATAATTTACTGATATTTGGACTATTAAATGattctaataataaaatatattttataaaaaaatttaataaattttaaataatttttatttattaattaattttttatatatcatttaattttaaaatttattatttattttataaattattattttattatttatcatgaCTTTAATTCTAATCAATGAATACAATCACGAGATCCTTCAACTGATCAGAAACAATTATTCAAATGTTATGTTTTTAAACACAGAAAGAAACAATGTTCAATCTCATTAAACGCTTACAACTTTTTGTTTGGTATTTTAATTCGGGTTCATCAAGAATAACAAATTCTAACTTATACGTTCAATTGTTAGACTGaagtaattaaaaagaaatttttttttattaattttatcattCAATCTTATTTGTAATAACCAATAAGAAGTACCAAAAATAATCATTAAAATTattgtaacttttttttatggttatattttacaaacattttttttatactataatttttagtactctttttaaaattttgatttttattaatttttatttaaattttttatatatgtttttttatgtacattattatattattgaatttttaattatttttattgatatattttttatgaaattttattttatttttttaaattttgtataatCTTACTATGTGTTTTTGAAttagtatatattttgtttattattattattttttataatatattttattaattctattaaaaagataaaactaAATACAAGAACACTACTacaataaaatactaaaaattttattactaaaagaatactaaattttaatatataaatttaaatttttttaataaaaattataactaaagaatattaaaaaattataattttaagtgATATAATTTTATGACGAACAGTAATTATAGAATGTAATTATAAAGACGACAACAAAGAAATAGTTACAATCTTTTTGTCCAGCCGAATATTATCATAGATCATAAAATATCTATGCAAAATCACctataaataaatgaataattaaCCACTCTCCATTCTCCATACTTCTATACATACacattatctttttctttttttttcttctgtcaGAAATCTTCCTACTTGATCATGTATAAGAAAGGATTGTAAGGAAGATGAGCAATGAAAGCAATCTTCAAGTCACACATTCTCTAAGCCTTGCAGTTCCTTTGTTCCAAAAACAAGTGAGATTTATCCAGCACTTTGTAATTCAACTCTAAACTCGTATAGGTAAATAAACAACTTGAGGATGAGAAACAGCGTACTGAACAGTGAACacttattcttttaatttttattattaatattttattaattgatgattaattaaataaattatttttttattaaaaaaattatcatagcatttaaaaaaataatataaaaaaatattttaaaataaaaatatttaaaattaatattttttaatataaaaataaattatattaatattaaaaaataaatataaaatataaatacaaaataaataaagcataaacaATGGGAGTAcgattgaatttgattttaaaaatgagAGTACAAAAATTATATTGAATAAGAACACAAATAAATCTTTATATTgaaatacaaatataaataaattatatttactGTCAATTATTatcaaatgaatttttttggatattcttTACAAAAATTTAACAGAAATACCAAAACAAAAACTTAAAAGACATTTAAGACAGAAAACAAGACAGgacttgaaattaaaaaaaaaacactgaATATAATaaagagcaatgctagggggccagcaatttttgtgattgttggccatcaactagccatcaatgatgatttgatggtgtaagattggtgtgaaatttcatccaatggctcatcttcctctgctggttacatgctggccaaaattcaataaaacataaaagaattaGAACTCAAATTTTACATTATTTAATAGTCCAATTTAATTTACAATAACAAAACAGTAAAAATTTTCAAGCACAACAaaagaaatttttaaagaatttttttaatttttgaatggAGGCATGGAATGGAAAAACAATAGAAGGGAAGAGTTGAGCTAGTTGCCACTAGATAACTAGTAGAAGACCAATCAGTAATTACTAAAAGAAGAGATAGAAGTGTTGGTTTTAGAACTCAAACTTCACCTCatattaaaatctaattttaaaaaatataaaaatttttaaccaaaccacaaaaaaaacttaaaagagatttttttatctttaaatggaagagagaaaatgaaaaaaataatgaaagagaGCTACTAAAATTGGAAAAACCActgaaaaaattagaaaaaaaaaagagtaaaaaaatagttaaaagattttatatttttggacATAGTTCTAGTGGATGAGATATAAAAAGAGAAATGAATAATTGAATacgttaaataaaaaatttactactGAAAATACCATATTTTGAATTgaaaattatcatttttaactaaaaaattataaaaaagattatttttaaatttttattttaagaaaaatatttctacaaaaaataatattaaaatatttaactaaatatatttttatatttcatttttatttttatcaaaaataaaaaatagctaAACCAATACACTCCTAAAGAATCATATGAAAATGAAAACATCAGTACTAGGGGGACCAGCAGAATTTGTGATGTTTAGCCATCAATTAGCCatcatcaatatttttaatggtgtaagATGACATTTAATGATATAGGATTaatcatttttcttttgatggttaagtgTTGGCCAAATTTCAACATTAGTTCCGAACCTCTAGACTTTTTTTTCCAGGTATTTGAAAATGAAAACACTTAATGTATATATACCTTACATTACTGGTCTGGGCTTGAGAAGTAGTCTtatttttcacaaataaaactaagaaaaaaaatatttttttaaatctaaaattctttatttttcttctaaaactGAGAAAATGCTCTTGTGCTGTATTATTGTTTGATAAGTAACacttcaattttaatttttctagaACATTGTTATCACAAAACTAGATACATAACCGTCAccattaaaaacaaattaacaAGAAAGTGGAATATTAGAGTAACAAAATCAAAGTGGAGAGACATTATACATTAATGCAATCCTAATTAATCAAAGTAAATTAATTCTAGTAGGCAATTATTATGCAGATAAAGCTGGTTGAAGAAAATTATTGGGTTTGCCTAGGTTATTAGAGCGAGTGACCCTAAAATGGTACACACTCATACCTAAAAGCACCACAAAAACTATACCAAATAAAATGCCTGCTATCCCACCAGCTCCAATATTTTTGCTAACATTATTATCCTCCTTTgtggatgatgatgaggattTACTTTCATGAATTTGTGTTGCTTCTTCAGATTGTGCTGTAACTGATAATGGCATTGGTGAACATTTGGATGATGATGCACTACAAGGTTCTTGTGTTTTGGTCTCAGGCTTCTTtttccttgcattgttattgATGGGGTGAAAGAAGTTGTATGCTGATGGTGAAAAAGCTTCAGGTTTCACATAAACAAGACCATGGGGTGCTCTTTCTTCTGCTGTGACAACTGAGACACAAAGGATAGTgatgaagaggaagaaggaaaGCCTTGTGAGATTCTTCATCTCTAAAATTAAACCACTTTTGGATTTAATTGCAATGTGAAGAATTTTTTGGATGATGATCAAAACTTGTGGATGGTTTTAGGTGGCTTTTATAATGGTGATGAGGTACTACTACATGAGGAAGACTCAATTATTGTGGATTCTGATTTTAGCCCCTCATTGAACCCTTTGCAATTACTAAACAGTCTAGCCTTTTGATCTGGCTAATACTAAATTGAGATATTAAGTtggttcaattttttttttatttagataaaaTGTGTTATTCACTTATTTgtacttatttttattttgtatatgaAGTAAATATATAAGTATTTCTATTTTTGAAAGCATGTATGATTCATGATGATTTATATCATATCTAATGATAGATGAATATATTTTGAGTTAATATATAAGAGAATAAacaattagaattttttttattaaataggGTATGAAATTCACACAACATAAATTTCACATCTTACAGGAAAGtaaatagtatttttctgtTAAGTGTCTTTCTTTCTATTCTGATGGTGCAAGTGTAATAGATATAACAACTCTAACTACTTTATTTAGATTCCAATTAACAACTAACTAAGCATATTTCAAATTGAGTTGATACTTGGTATTATTGGAGAGCAGATGGGGGGCATAATAAATATCATTTACATCAATTATTATTTGTTAGACCCAAAAAAGAATACTTATGCAGTTATAATTTGAGTGTATTATCCCCAATGCATATAATTAGAGTAATTAGTGTATAGTGGTAATTAAAATCATTAAATAAAGTCATCCATCCTTATTAAATCACCAATAAAAACCCATGGCATAAATCACATTATTGGGGTATTTGgtattaattaattacaaaCTCAGTTTCTCCTCCAAAGTGACATGCACGTGTTATTAgttaaataatgaaaatatcTTATGTAACATTTCCATGATATGAaggttaatttattatttatgaagGTTTATGCTTAATTAGCTTAGTCTCTAAGTGGGGTAACCTTAGCTTAGAAAGGCAGCAAAGGACTTATTATTGATTTAGCATGCCACTTCCACATTATTGCAAAGAAACAAATTGAATTGCGCATGCAAATTAAAGAGGTGAATAGCACAAAATGTGCATTTATGTTCTTCACTTAGGCAACACCATGCATGTGATATCATGAAACATTAAAAATCATACCAGCTTGGtgttttttctttccttttgtaCATGCATATTATATAGTTCATGCCTAATGCATTTCTCTTGTATTAGGTGACATGAATGGTAATCGTGAATgtgcttttcttttttctttttttttttaacatgcTCGCTTAGTAGCTTTTTTGGGTCGGGGTTCATGATTATGgactatttatatttttgagtGGTGCAATTAAGAGCTATTAAATTCTGTTTAGGCCCTtatcaagaaaaaaatttctGCTTAGGCATCCTTTGCTTGGGCCATGGCccatttgtaaaaaaaatattgcttCGAGATTTCGTAGAGAAAATTGAAGTTTGTTGAAAGTTGAAACCTAAAGTTGACCCAAAAAAAGAGTTAATTGCAACAACCAAAACCAGAAAATAATATGGTCAATAAATTAGAGTAAAATTTAACCAAGTTAGGTTGATTTAGCAGTGAACTCACTAATTCGCTTAAGTAAGGGTTGAAGGTTtgaatcttgtgcatgcattAATCCATTGGCGAACGACAAACACTTAATGGAGCTACAATCCGCAACAGATTAGTCATTGACCTGTCGAGTTGGGAGATACTatgagaaacaaaaaaaaaatagaataaaatttacatctataatttaaaaaaaaaaataaacttgaTCTCTATCAAGATtgattaagaaaaaattattctaaaaaatcgATAGGaagaattaattattaaaaaatgacCTTTgtactaaaattattaaaaatggttgatttatgtaatatttaagaagaaaaactatttttttttgtaaataaatatattcttagattattcttttaatttattttttttttgtaaatatgCTTTCTCTCTAATAGACTATCATACTTAAATCCTTATTATTGATATGTCTTTATATATAGTAAACAAAAtaagtaaaatattttgttGATGTAAACTACTGATTCTTTAtttataagtcatttaatttttaatttaactcTTTTATTATTGTTAGTGATAAGAAGTATGAccaatatgatttgaaaattttcttattcattgttgttggattatttaaaattataggACTTGTTAAATTTCTTTTTACTCTTGAATTTCTAtgtaatgtatatttatataacCCCACAAACACGTGGGTTTAATAATTCACAAGATTTATATTTAGAGAAATGTTAAGAGATCAATAATTTTAGTGTTTTGTAATTATCAATTGGTCATTAATAATAGTGCGAAATCActcacttttattttaataattaaatattagtcAAAAAATACCAAAATTGCTGGTCCTATATTTATTCCTTAATATTTGAGTGATGGATATGCGGGTTTTGTGAAGAGAATATGCGACAAACAAAACAATCAACTTCTTATGCTCTATGCTACACGTCTATTCATTGTTTTTTTTACTCCAATCAAATAACATAATTGAAGCAATTATGAAGCCAAACTTtcattttctgcaattttcGTCAATACATCTATCAACACATAAAATTGCATTTCATTATTCTTAACCCAACATATATGCAACCAGGGGCGGAGctagaaaaaatattagaagGGGGCTAAAATTATTTACAccataaaataatattaaataaaattttgagagggggctaaactaaaatttacatataatttacatgtaaaaaattaaaattagggggGGCCGTTGCCCCCCTTTCCCAGTATGTAGCTTCGCCCTGTATGCAACAAGAATATGTTCTTGTTTCGGTACTTGTCGAATTCATTTATTGTTAACCGGAAATGTTATATAATTTGTGTTGGCGAGAACCTTATATGAATTATGATTTCTAATTCTATCTTATCacatgatgataatgatgacaTATATTTCGAAAATGCTCAAATCATGAAGGAACTAATTACAAATAGCATAATCATTAATTCTCTATAATTTGTGTTGTCAGTGATGTTAGAAgtatacaaaaataataaatattaaaatatagaGTAAAGTGATTATTAGATTactaaaaattttgattttaaattaattaatctctaaaaataaaaatatcaatttaattttttacaataacAAATGGTGCACACGTAAAATCTTTCTATTAATTTATCACGTAAAACTTAAAGTATTGTTTATATGTATCGTTAATTACTGTGACATATTCATTCATAAATTGTCTAACAACTTTTAGagtaaaattttattgttttactATGATTCGTAATAAATAGAGAACAGTTGATAAATATTAgatgaaaatccaaaaaaataacaaatattttataatctaaaattaaattatttttatattcatgTGGCAGTAATGAGATAGGCATCACGATAAATAACAAAATACAtgaataattttgttttattttgcaTTATTTATTGACGGATCGAAAGGATATACATCCAATGTTTACTATTGTGGAACACtttattgatattttatttttcattaaagACTAATTAGTTCGTAATCgaaatttttgaagatttaaTTGTCATTTTACTCTAAAATATAAAAGCacattaaatataaattaaaactatgtgataattgatttaatgactaatttttagtatataaatattatttttattcttttattaataataatttatattctaTATATATTTCAATTAATTTCTTAATCAGAGATGATGAAATTAAACTTTACATGCATCATCATGTAAAATTGATAGGAAATTTATTTGATTAGTCCCTACCAGCCACCATATACATCATTCCTATTAAAAAAGATGATATGCTTAATTGTGACCattaattaaacaaataaagtACACCTAATGggatacattaaaaaaaataataataaggtaAAGACAGGttcttcagctcactaatctaTTATATGGAAAAAATTAAGGAACCCCGTTACCTAACGTGTTACTATTTCTTTCcctatattattaatattatagcATATCCTGAAacgttttttttattatgttttatatGAAAAGGGAAACATTAATACCATCCACAAGCTATAGTTTTATATGCAAAAAAGGAACAAGTCACGTCAAATACTGTCATCACCATCAGACAAGTCGAGCCAGATGATAATATATTAAGCCTTACTTATAAACTTTTGTCCAAAACgatgatttaatttaatttatatatttaataacaataattaggGTACCCGGTACCTCCTCCACTACTATTTATTATGATCCTTGCAATAGTTTAATACATTCGGATAAGGATCCAAACAGTTGACAATAATGTTAAACCCCTAATGCTAGTATTAAGGCTagcttaattaattaagtgaAAGCTCGAGAAACTTGTAGCTAGTTTAATTTGCATATTTATTTAGCTTAATAATGAAAgcaaaacaaattttaattttgtctagTGTTGAGTGACACAACACTTTGGCTTTTGTCACTATCGGTTTTCAAATTAAAGCACAAGACACTAAGATGGATCGTGAGTGATATGTTACGCTTACCTAACTAATAACCCTAAATTAATATACAAGAGATGTATAACACTGGCCAATTCAGGAAGAACATTCCAGAATTATGTCTACTTCTTGGCTAAAATAAGCTTCGGCTATAAAATTTCACTCTTTTTTctataagaaaaattaaattggtatttaatttttaagaaaagttGAGTGACCAGAAAATTTTATAACATCAACTTATAAAAATAGTATAAATTTAAGGTAATTTAATTAACTCTGCGTGTAGAAGAGATCAAGCAATTATCACAAGAAGGTTATAAATAACACATGCAATGTACTAACAGTTTTGATGTGAAGTATATAAGGAGAAAAAGATGACGAAAAAGAGtgaaaaataacttaataatGAGGATAATGCACAGGATCATAATACAGAAGGCAACACGTAATGATgaagaaaacatgaagaaaaaaaaaaaagaaagaaaggacaAAAGGGGATAGAAAATACACCCTTAGAACACAAAAGCATGCGTGCTTATCTACAATTTTGATGTGACCCCACATTTTGTTTTGGCCTGTTTTGCCCTCAAACCCACCACACAGCTAAGcttgaaatggaagaaagccaAAACACACAAGAAGAGGGTCCCATACACAGCATATGGGATAACTGGGAAGAAGATAGACACTAGCCATAACCTCATAATAGAGTTTAACCATAATAATTATTGAAGTTAAAGATGTGTCTGAGAAATAGTAAACTAAGGTGTGATTTTGATTAAGCGTTGCTCCTGAAGGATCCAAGAGCTTTGATTGCTGCTGCTCTAAGAATGTGTTGGTGGTAGATCGCTGCTGCTGCTGCTCCAACGAAGGGTCCAACCCAGTAAATccactgaaaatcaaaataaacaaTTATACCACTGTTAAACAAAAAATTGCTAGGAAGTAATATTTTTGGTAAAAACAAAATAGTTTTTCAGTATTCattcaaatataaaatgaaAATTAGAGTCAAATTtcggatttttttttaatactcatgttacatatatataaaaatttaacgattattagtataaaatatatattatatacaaatttaaaaaatattaaaaattattaaaaatgattattttttattaataattaattattaatatttaaagtatgaaataaactaaaaaaatgagattaataattaaaaataatagatttttatagatttataatattatcaatatataataatttattttttgggGATAACATAtttagttttgaaaaatattatatgattattaaaatttagtatttttagtcattaattaattattaatatttaaaaatataaaataaaatatattatttaattaatacactaacaaaattaaactaaaaaattaaacaaaaataataaattcttatGGCGGCTGGTatttctctttgattttctAATAAGCTCATCAGGATGAGTAAAGTTTGGAATTGAAAGTGGAAATAATAGAGTACCTGGTCATCCCAAGCTTTATCATTGTTGAAGATAACAGCGGGTCCAAAACTCCTTGCAGGGTTAATTCCAGTACCAGTGATAGGGATAGTGGCCAAGTGAACCATGAAGACGGCGAATCCAATGGGGAGTGGTGCCAACACTGGAACATGGGAGTCCCTGGCGTTCCTCTTCGGATCAGTGGCAGAGAACACGGTGTACACAAGGACGAAGGTGCCGATAATCTCAGCACCTAGAGCAGTGCCTTTGTTATACCCGTGGCTGACGGTGTTGGCACCACCACCG is a window encoding:
- the LOC130943432 gene encoding uncharacterized protein LOC130943432; translated protein: MKNLTRLSFFLFITILCVSVVTAEERAPHGLVYVKPEAFSPSAYNFFHPINNNARKKKPETKTQEPCSASSSKCSPMPLSVTAQSEEATQIHESKSSSSSTKEDNNVSKNIGAGGIAGILFGIVFVVLLACNQQRKMSHWMKFHTNLTPSNHH